One segment of Zonotrichia albicollis isolate bZonAlb1 chromosome 4, bZonAlb1.hap1, whole genome shotgun sequence DNA contains the following:
- the SLC35E3 gene encoding solute carrier family 35 member E3, which produces MGWLPAQGRLAAGLLVNLAASICIVFLNKWLYVRLGFPNLSLTLVHFAITWLGLYLCQALGAFSPKSLQPAQVLPLALSFCGFVVFTNLSLQSNTIGTYQLAKAMTTPVIVVIQSVAYGKTFPLRIKLTLVPITLGVFLNSYYDVKFNVLGMAFATLGVLVTSLYQVWVGAKQHELQVNSMQLLYYQAPMSSAMLLFIIPFFEPVFGEGGIFGPWTLSAVIMVLLSGIIAFMVNLSIYWIIGNTSPVTYNMFGHFKFCITLLGGCLLFKDPLSVNQGLGILCTLFGILAYTHFKLSEQENNKSKLAQRP; this is translated from the exons ATGGGCTGGCTGCCGGCGCAGGGCCGGCTGGCGGCGGGGCTGCTGGTCAATCTGGCCGCCTCCATCTGCATCGTCTTCCTGAACAAATGGCTGTACGTGCGGCTGGGCTTCCCCAACCTCAGCCTCACCCTGGTGCACTTCGCCATCACCTGGCTCGGCCTCTACCTGTGCCAGGCGCTCGGCGCCTTCTCCCCCAAGAGCCTCCAGCCCGCGCAGGTGCTGCCGCTGGCCCTCAGCTTCTGCGGCTTCGTCGTCTTCACCAACCTCTCCCTGCAGAGCAATACCATCGGTACCTACCAGCTGGCCAAGGCCATGACCACGCCGGTCATCGTGGTCATCCAGAGCGTGGCTTACGGCAAGACTTTCCCTCTGCGGATCAAGCTGACCCTG GTCCCCATCACGCTGGGTGTTTTCCTCAACTCCTACTACGACGTGAAGTTCAATGTTCTGGGGATGGCGTTCGCCACCCTGGGCGTGCTGGTGACCTCGCTGTACCAAGTG TGGGTAGGTGCTAAGCAGCACGAGTTGCAGGTAAACTCTATGCAGCTGCTGTACTATCAGGCACCGATGTCCTCAGCCATGTTGTTGTTCATCATTCCCTTCTTCGAGCCAGTCTTTGGAGAGGGGGGAATATTTGGCCCCTGGACACTTTCTGCTGTG ATAATGGTACTGCTGTCTGGAATAATAGCCTTTATGGTAAACTTGTCCATTTACTGGATCATTGGAAATACATCACCTGTCAC ATATAACATGTTTGGACATTTCAAGTTTTGCATCACCCTCCTGGGAGGGTGCCTCTTATTTAAGGATCCATTGTCTGTTAACCAAGGCCTTGGAATTCTGTGCACACTGTTTGGCATTTTAGCCTACACACACTTCAAGCTTAGTGAGCAGGAAAACAATAAGAGTAAATTGGCCCAGCGTCCATAG